A window of Halobacillus naozhouensis genomic DNA:
GAGAAGAGCGTAACGATTAAAAATATCCAATCCCTAGTTTTTATTGTGAAAGTACGATAGAAACTTCGATCCCTGGCACCGGTAAACCCTTTCGATTCCATCGCGACGGCTGTCCTTTCAGCCTTACGGATTGCCCCTGCCAGTAATGGGATCATAAATCTCCTGTATTGCTTCATTAATTCCTTTACCTTTTTCGTACGTTTAACTCCTCTTACCTGATGGGCCTCTTGGATCTGGTGGAATTCACCCTTCATTAAGGGCAGAAAACGATAGCCTGCCAACACCCCATATGCCAGCTTTGGCGGTAATTTACACTGCTGCATCAGACTTAAAATAAAGTGAACCATGTCTGTTGTAAAAATGAACAGTAAGGACAGGGTAGCAAAAGCGAACATTCGAAACACTAGAGAAAAGGCTGCCACAACATCTTCCTGCGGCAGTTCCCACAAAAGCAAATGAACTGTTTGACCGGGATGATCTGGTGCGTCAGCAAATACTATCGTGGTCCACAGCATTCCTAAAGAAATGATCATGAATGGAAGTAAAAACAGAAGGTAAGATCTTATCTTTACTTTTCCAAACAGAAAAGTAACGGTTATCGTCCATATACTAAATAACAGTGGAGTGATAGGATCAAAGATGAGCGCCAGTCCAATAACCGCAGTAATTATCGTCAAGGCTTTGAGGCTTGGGTTAAGCTTATGAAGATACATACAACCCCTCCTTTTCCATCTGTTGCTGTAATTGAACTCGAACTGGGTATTGAAGCTGCCATTTCGCTAACGAGTGATCTCGCCATAGATGATGAGGATGTCCATCTGCCACCACTTCCCCTTCATGTACAACAAAGGCGCGGTCAGCATATTCATCCACGAGCTCCATATCATGTGTCACCATGACAATCGTGGCGCCGCTTTTCTGTCGTTGAGCCAACAAATTCATTAATTGTTTTGTTGATTGGGCATCCTGGCCAAACGTGGGTTCATCCAGAATCAGCAAATCCTGATGCTCTACTATCATCGTAGCCACACTCAGCCTACGCTTTTGCCCCTGACTTAATGTGTAGGGATGGCGTTCTGCCACCCCTTCAAGCTGGCACATGTTAAGAACTTCCCGCACCTGTTGGTCGATTTTACGTTCATCGATATCTTGAATCCTCAGACTAAAAGCGATCTCCTCAAAAACTGTATCTGCAATCAGCTGATGTTCAGGGTTTTGAAAAACGTAGCCGATGTGCTGTCTTAAGTCTATTTCTTTCCAAGACGATAGCGGTTTTCCATGAAACAAACATTCGCCTTCAGTCGGCATTTGCAGACCTGCCATGACTCTGGAAAGAGAGGTTTTCCCACTGCCATTCCCGCCAATTATAGCTATGAATTCTCCTTTTCTGATTTGCATGGATACGCCGGAAATAATCCTGGTGTTGCTTTTACTCCATGAAATCGATGATAATTGAAGAATGGTTGAAGGAGGTAGACTTTCCTTTGCCAGAGAAGAAAGCATAACCTGCTCTTTCGAACCCTTCCACCCAGTAATAACATCATGAACGGTCAACGGGAAGTATTCACATTGATGGAGCCATCCACTTTCCATAACCAATTCAGTTACAGCCGGCATCGCTATTCCCTGACTCTGTAAGGTACGTGAGTGCATGGCCATCCCGTGTCTTATGGGACCGTCATAAAATATCCCGCCGCTTCGATTTATCATCAATCCCCGTTCAATAAAAGAGACCCATCCATCTAATTGATGTTCAATAACAAGCAGCGCAAAGCCCTTTTCCTTTTGAAGAATTTCGATGGTCTGGATAAAATCACGTGTAGCGATCGGGTCCAGATTAGCGGTTGGTTCATCCAAAATTAACAGCTCAGGCTCCATCGCAAGAACACAGGCTAAAGCAAGCTTTTGTTTTTGCCCGCCTGATAATGTTTGTATCGATCGCTGTCTTACTCCTTTTAAACCTACAAGCTGGAGAGCATAATCAATACGGGCAGAGATCCTCTCAACCGGTGTATTGATATTTTCCAGACCAAATGCCACTTCATCTTCCACTGTGATCATACAGAATTGACTTTCAGGATCTTGAAAAACTACCCCCACATGCTGACTCATTTCCCCAGGGAAATAACTTTCCACAGGAATGTCCCTGAACTTGATTTCACCCGTCATCATTCCGTCCAATTCTCGTGGATAAATGCCATTTAAAGCATACGTTAACGTACTTTTACCGCATCCACTTGGCCCTAATAACAGCAGCCGTTCCCCCTCATCTATTGAAAAGTTTATTTCTGATAAAACATGGTCATTTTCTTGTTCAAACTGGATATTTAGTTGATGAACATCTAATAACCTCATGCCGTCTTCTTCCTTCGCTGTTCTTTTCCAAGAGCAAATCCAGTCAGGACGCCCGTTTTCGCCAGGGCATCACCTATGGCCTTCCCTAACAAACCAGAAAGGAGCGCACCACTTATCATCCGAACGATAAGCATACTAACAAGGTACCCCGTTCCAAATACAGCATACCCGGAACGAAAGTACCCCCATATGAAACTAAACACAGCTGCTCCAACCCCGGCCAACATTAATACAGCTAGATTATATGATTTATACCTTGTTACGGCAAAGGCAGCCTCTGCCCCAAGCCCCTGGATGATCCCTGTTAGGATTAAAATCGGCCCCATTGCATTTCCGAGCAGCATTTCTACAGTTGCTGCAATCGTTTCCGATAAAAACGCTGCTCCTTTTTTCCGTATAATATAGGCAGCTATGACAGAGACGATAAACCAAATTCCGAAGATCACATCATATCCAATTGGACCAAATAGTCCAGCCAGCAGCTTTCCAACAGGCAGAAATGCTAAATAAACAACAGCAAATACTACGGAAAGTACGGACATCACAACAATTTCTTTCAATTTCCAATTTTCCAGTCCCATTTTATTTTCCTCCTTTTTTAGATGGACTGTTTGCAGAGATCGTAACGGTCATCACCGTATGAGAAGAACCTTGCTCATCTGTCTGCTGGAATACTTGCTCCAACCCATTAAACACTCGGTTTCCATCTCCATCTAAACGCGTAGAATAATGAGCCTCACCTACCTCAACTCCCCGCTTCTTCATGTCTTCAATCTGACTATAAATAACATCCATATAGTTTCCGCCACCCATAGGGTATAAGGAAAATTTGGCCGCCACCTCTTGATCGATCAACCCGCTTGTGGAAACATTTTGCGCTAGATTATCCTCAGCCATGTACACATCGCCGGCCGAATCACCTGGACATCCTATTGAATAGGTTGCTTGAAAAACTACATGTTCCCCTGTTTTTGCTGCTTGTAAAAATATCGCTTTTGTTACATCAAACACATGAATCATCCGTCCTCTTACTGTCGTTGTCACATCATCTGTCTTCATCCAGACTTTCGAAGTTTCCACCTCATTTAGCGA
This region includes:
- a CDS encoding ECF transporter S component encodes the protein MENWKLKEIVVMSVLSVVFAVVYLAFLPVGKLLAGLFGPIGYDVIFGIWFIVSVIAAYIIRKKGAAFLSETIAATVEMLLGNAMGPILILTGIIQGLGAEAAFAVTRYKSYNLAVLMLAGVGAAVFSFIWGYFRSGYAVFGTGYLVSMLIVRMISGALLSGLLGKAIGDALAKTGVLTGFALGKEQRRKKTA
- a CDS encoding energy-coupling factor transporter transmembrane component T family protein: MYLHKLNPSLKALTIITAVIGLALIFDPITPLLFSIWTITVTFLFGKVKIRSYLLFLLPFMIISLGMLWTTIVFADAPDHPGQTVHLLLWELPQEDVVAAFSLVFRMFAFATLSLLFIFTTDMVHFILSLMQQCKLPPKLAYGVLAGYRFLPLMKGEFHQIQEAHQVRGVKRTKKVKELMKQYRRFMIPLLAGAIRKAERTAVAMESKGFTGARDRSFYRTFTIKTRDWIFLIVTLFSLVVIAYISYLLGYFSWYHGQF
- a CDS encoding YkoF family thiamine/hydroxymethylpyrimidine-binding protein: MSEVCGSSNRIAGSSFSIYPMSDRFVEIIKSSLNEVETSKVWMKTDDVTTTVRGRMIHVFDVTKAIFLQAAKTGEHVVFQATYSIGCPGDSAGDVYMAEDNLAQNVSTSGLIDQEVAAKFSLYPMGGGNYMDVIYSQIEDMKKRGVEVGEAHYSTRLDGDGNRVFNGLEQVFQQTDEQGSSHTVMTVTISANSPSKKGGK
- a CDS encoding ABC transporter ATP-binding protein, with amino-acid sequence MRLLDVHQLNIQFEQENDHVLSEINFSIDEGERLLLLGPSGCGKSTLTYALNGIYPRELDGMMTGEIKFRDIPVESYFPGEMSQHVGVVFQDPESQFCMITVEDEVAFGLENINTPVERISARIDYALQLVGLKGVRQRSIQTLSGGQKQKLALACVLAMEPELLILDEPTANLDPIATRDFIQTIEILQKEKGFALLVIEHQLDGWVSFIERGLMINRSGGIFYDGPIRHGMAMHSRTLQSQGIAMPAVTELVMESGWLHQCEYFPLTVHDVITGWKGSKEQVMLSSLAKESLPPSTILQLSSISWSKSNTRIISGVSMQIRKGEFIAIIGGNGSGKTSLSRVMAGLQMPTEGECLFHGKPLSSWKEIDLRQHIGYVFQNPEHQLIADTVFEEIAFSLRIQDIDERKIDQQVREVLNMCQLEGVAERHPYTLSQGQKRRLSVATMIVEHQDLLILDEPTFGQDAQSTKQLMNLLAQRQKSGATIVMVTHDMELVDEYADRAFVVHEGEVVADGHPHHLWRDHSLAKWQLQYPVRVQLQQQMEKEGLYVSS